TGTACTGCTTGACCACGTTGCCCTCGAAGGTCTTGGACAGGATCGGCGCGTAGTTGGCCGCGCCGCGGATCAGGCACGGGAACTCCGGGGAGTACTCGGCGAGCAGGTCGATGACGGGAGCGGTGACCTGCCCCATCCGGATCAGGTTCTGCTCGTTGTCGCCCAGGAATCGCGTGGCGGTGTCGGACAGGCCGGTGAGGTCGGAGAAGAAGACGTCGAGCTCCTGGGCCTTCTCCGTCACCGTCTTGCTGGTGACCGTGACGTTGTCGAGCACGTCGAGCAGGTCGGGGGCGGCGAGGTCGTAGGCGTCGGCGACGTCGGCGAGGGCGATCAGGTCCTTGCGCAGCGTCGGCAGGTGATCGCTGATCGCGCCGATGTAGTCGCCGAGTTGGTCCATCGTCGCGCCGAGCTGCTCGCCCCGGCCCTCCAGCGCCGTGGCGAGGGCGTGCAGGGTGGCGTTGAGGTCGGCGGGCCGGACCGCGCGCAGCAGCGGGAAGAGGTCGGCCAGTACCTGGCTCAGCTCGACGTTCGTCTCGACCCGGTCGGACGGGATCACGTCGCCGTCCTCGATCTGGCCGGACGGGGCCTCGGGACGCACGAGGGCGACGAACTTCTGGCCGAACAGGGTGGTCGGCAGGATCCGGACGCCGACATTGGCCGGGATCCGCTCGGCCTGGTCGGGCTCCAGGGCGAGGGTGATCTCCGCCTCCTCACCGTCCTGGTCGATCTTGTCGACCCGACCGACGAGCACGCCATGGATCCGGACGTCGCCGAACTTGGCCAGCTGGAGGCCCGCGCGGTCGGCCTTGACCGTGACCGTCGTGACGTTGTCGAAGGTCTTGTTGTAGATGGCGATCGAGAGCCAGATGAGCACCGCGATCACGGTGAGGAAGACGACGCCGGCCACGAGGAGGCGGTTGTGCTCCCGGGGGCTGTCGTGATGGATGTTCACCAGCATCGGCGGCTCACCCCGTGATCCTGACCGTGGTGGTCGATCCCCAGATCGCGAAGCTCAGGAAGAAGTTGGCCACGACGATGGTCACGATGCTCGTCCGGATCGCCCTGCCGACCGCCCTCCCCACGCCGGCCGGGCCGCCCGAGGCGGTGTAGCCGTAGTAGCAGTGGATGAGGATCACCGCGACCGCCAGGAAGAGCAGCTTGAAGAAGGACCACAGGATGTCGATCGGCGGCAGGAACTGGAAGAAGGCATGGTCGTAGGTCCCTGGCGCCTGCCCGTAGATGTAGACGACGATCAGGCGCGGCGAGAGGAAGGACGCCAACAGGGCCACGAGGTAGAGCGGGATCACCGCGATGAAGGCGGCGACCATCCGGGTGGTGACGAGGAACGGCAGCGACGGGATGCCCATCACCTCGAGGGCGTCGATCTCCTCGGAGATCCGCATCGCGCCCAGGCGGGCGGTGTAGCCACAGCCCACCGTGGCGGCCAAGGCGATCGCGGACACCAGCGGGGCGACCTCGCGAGTGTTGAAGTAGGCGGAGATGAAGGCGCTGAACTTCGCCACTCCGATCTGGCTCAGTGACGCGTAGCCCTGGATGCCCACCTCGGTGCCGGCGAAGAACGCCATGAACGCGATCACGCCGGCCGAGCCGGCGATCAGGCTCAAGCCGCCCGCGCCGAAGGTGACCTCGGCCAGGGTGTTGGAGATCTCGCGCGGGTAGCGCCGGATGGCACGCGGCGCCCAGGTCAGCGCCTTGACGTAGAAGAGCAGTTGGTCGCCGTACCCCTCGAGGGACGCCCGGCCGCTCTTGTACGCGTCGCCGAGGAACTCGCCTGCCGCCGCCATCACAGACCCGCCGGGGGTGCGACCTGGAAGTAGATGGCGGTGATCACGGCGTTGAGGAAGAACAGCGCCATGAACGCGATGATCACCGTCTCGTTCACGGCGCGGCCGACGCCGCTGGGGCCGCCGCCCGCGTTGAGGCCCTTGTAGGAGCCGATGATCGCGGCCAGCCAGCCGAAGATGAGCGCCTTGATCATCGCGACGTAGAGGTCGGGCAGCGAGGCGAGCCCGGCGAAGGTCGACAGGAACGCACCCGCGGACCCGCCCTGGACGATGACGGTGAAGAAATAGCCGCCGCCGATGCCCGCGGCGATCACGATGCCGTTGACCATCACCGCGACGAACGTCGTCGCCACCACCCGCGGCGCGACGAGGCGCTCGAGCGGGTCGATGCCGAGGACCTCCATGGCATCGATCTCCTCACGGATCTTGCGCGCGCCGAGGTCGGAGCAGATCGCCGACCCGGCCGCCCCCGCGATGATCATCGCCGCGGCCATCGGCGCCGCCTCGCGCACGGTGGCGAGGACGGCGGTCGCTCCGGCGAAGGACTGGGCGCCCAGCTGTCCGGTCAGATTGCCGACCTGCAGCGAGATGACCGCGCCGAAGGGGATCGAGACCATGATCGTCGGCATCAGCGTCACGCTGGTGACGAACCAGGCCTGCTCGAGGAACTCGCGGAACTGGAAGGGGCGCGTGAAGATCCGCTTGGTGACCTCGACGACCATCAGCGCGATCTCGCCGGGGCCGCGCACGACCGCCATGGCATTGAACGCCACGCGCCGACTCCTCTCCCCACGGTTGTCGCCGGTCCTGCTCCGGCAACGGGGCGATACTAGAACACGTTCTCGTTGTGACCAAGGCGACATGGCCGGAGCGTGGTCGTTTTCACCCGACTTCTCACTCCAACGCTGCCGTCCGGGCCCGAGTCACGGCGTCCCTCGGCTGGCGTCCGCTCCTCACTTCGTCGCCGGCGCTCGCTGGCGCTCCCGCGCTCCCGCGTTCGTCGGAAGCACTTCGACCTCGTTCCTCGGTCGGCGCTTCCTCCTCACTTGGTCGCTTCGAGCATCTGGCGCAGCTCCTTCTTGAGCTCGCCGATCTCGTCGCGCAGCCGGGCGGCCAGCTCGAACTGCAGCTCGGCCGCGGCGGCCTTCATCTGGTCGGTGAGGTCCTGGATCAGCTGCGCCAGGTCGGAGCTGGGCAGGCCGGCGAGCTCGGCGGCGTGCCCGCCGATGTCGGTGCTGCGCAGCTGGGGCGTGGGCGACTTCTTCGGCTTCACGCCCCCGGCGCGTCCCTTCTGCCCGACATCGGCCCAGGTCTGCAGCAGCTCCTGGGTCGTCTCGTCCTCACGGGCGAGCATCTCGGTGATGTCGGCGATCTTCTTGCGCAGCGGCTGCGGGTCGATCCCGTGGGCCTCGTTGTAGGCGACCTGCTTGGCCCGGCGACGATTGGTCTCGTCGATGGCCGACTCCATGGACGGGGTGATCCGGTCGGCGTACATGTGGACCTCGCCGGACACATTGCGCGCCGCGCGGCCGATGGTCTGGATCAGCGACTTGTCGGAGCGCAGGAAGCCCTCCTTGTCGGCGTCGAGGATCGAGACCAGCGACACCTCGGGCAGGTCGAGCCCCTCGCGGAGCAGGTTGAT
This region of Nocardioides sp. L-11A genomic DNA includes:
- a CDS encoding ABC transporter permease, whose product is MAFNAMAVVRGPGEIALMVVEVTKRIFTRPFQFREFLEQAWFVTSVTLMPTIMVSIPFGAVISLQVGNLTGQLGAQSFAGATAVLATVREAAPMAAAMIIAGAAGSAICSDLGARKIREEIDAMEVLGIDPLERLVAPRVVATTFVAVMVNGIVIAAGIGGGYFFTVIVQGGSAGAFLSTFAGLASLPDLYVAMIKALIFGWLAAIIGSYKGLNAGGGPSGVGRAVNETVIIAFMALFFLNAVITAIYFQVAPPAGL
- a CDS encoding ABC transporter permease, yielding MAAAGEFLGDAYKSGRASLEGYGDQLLFYVKALTWAPRAIRRYPREISNTLAEVTFGAGGLSLIAGSAGVIAFMAFFAGTEVGIQGYASLSQIGVAKFSAFISAYFNTREVAPLVSAIALAATVGCGYTARLGAMRISEEIDALEVMGIPSLPFLVTTRMVAAFIAVIPLYLVALLASFLSPRLIVVYIYGQAPGTYDHAFFQFLPPIDILWSFFKLLFLAVAVILIHCYYGYTASGGPAGVGRAVGRAIRTSIVTIVVANFFLSFAIWGSTTTVRITG
- a CDS encoding MCE family protein, producing MLVNIHHDSPREHNRLLVAGVVFLTVIAVLIWLSIAIYNKTFDNVTTVTVKADRAGLQLAKFGDVRIHGVLVGRVDKIDQDGEEAEITLALEPDQAERIPANVGVRILPTTLFGQKFVALVRPEAPSGQIEDGDVIPSDRVETNVELSQVLADLFPLLRAVRPADLNATLHALATALEGRGEQLGATMDQLGDYIGAISDHLPTLRKDLIALADVADAYDLAAPDLLDVLDNVTVTSKTVTEKAQELDVFFSDLTGLSDTATRFLGDNEQNLIRMGQVTAPVIDLLAEYSPEFPCLIRGAANYAPILSKTFEGNVVKQYIEFFQPQFRPYDERDLPQYGEVGHGPWCAGLPNFTVPGTPNPLDQGSDIDEKGGFSPLPLQGLLGRPASIDSGYAGSAAEQRVVNAMLAGESGADDPAAYGALGSLLYGPVVREGRAAG